The Electrophorus electricus isolate fEleEle1 chromosome 19, fEleEle1.pri, whole genome shotgun sequence genome has a segment encoding these proteins:
- the cd248a gene encoding CD248 molecule, endosialin a: MGSPVHFTTLLSVVLYVTSIQTQDLKDQDVLCNENSCLVLYSQRKLFLDAWRSCKSQGGNLVTITSPQEARMVETLFSKIELRDSDRMRIWIGLQRLPRKCSKASPMRGFTWVTGEHETSYTNWQDEESLAICSTPRCVAVSYSTHALELQNNLKWKDDQCSMPVDAYLCRYAFPGMCQPIMSEGAGNALYNTPFQLVTAFLTQIPPGSSATVPCITKGDQTVQCMQIKAGTVSWNREPPYCYDDPKTSWCDKDNGGCNHNCIEDGEHAYCECNEGFLLAEDQITCFPIDPCQGAPCEFECLAVMESYRCACPDSYMLAPDEQHCVDVDECLQSPCEYICINTPGSFECHCRDGYQSEEGTCEDVDECAEYPCEHACENVMGSYICHCHLGYAPLPEDPSQCHDIDECQIEGTCEQMCHNYIGGFECFCGQGYELQPDNSCRLIDEDEQHSTVTASYPLITHLPHPIWEPDGTEYPWTEDSDTDWNSKSPDGLYNLDSVPTHLPWFTTAHQKEAESTHSIESSPGIISVERDEVDLPVTSMENFLPSTATPVPDYYEDESTTEPTALPTTTVGGGAWKWSRTSPTSKGLNKVQTTQSPLTTLDGVFDYKINKLGPESQTQLILFTEGKEEPIKDSSNWLLVGLLVPLCIFIVVMAVLGIVYCRRCTAKPQNTKAPDCYHWIAGAGDKAAADMAGGRV; encoded by the coding sequence ATGGGCTCCCCTGTGCACTTTACAACTCTGTTGTCTGTAGTGCTGTATGTAACAAGTATACAGACTCAGGATTTGAAGGATCAGGATGTACTGTGCAATGAGAACAGCTGTTTAGTGCTCTACTCGCAGCGAAAACTCTTCCTGGATGCCTGGCGCAGCTGCAAAAGCCAGGGGGGCAATCTGGTCACCATCACGAGTCCACAGGAGGCTAGGATGGTAGAGACTCTCTTTTCTAAAATAGAACTGAGGGACAGCGACCGCATGCGGATATGGATTGGTTTGCAAAGGCTGCCCCGCAAGTGCTCAAAAGCCAGTCCGATGAGGGGCTTTACCTGGGTCACCGGAGAGCATGAAACCTCATACACCAACTGGCAGGATGAGGAGTCCCTGGCCATCTGCTCAACTCCACGCTGTGTGGCCGTGAGTTACAGTACTCATGCTCTGGAACTCCAGAACAACTTGAAATGGAAGGATGACCAATGCTCCATGCCTGTGGATGCCTACTTGTGCAGGTATGCTTTTCCTGGTATGTGCCAACCTATTATGAGTGAAGGAGCTGGGAATGCATTGTATAATACTCCGTTTCAACTTGTTACTGCCTTCTTGACCCAAATTCCTCCTGGATCATCGGCAACTGTGCCCTGTATTACTAAGGGTGACCAGACAGTGCAGTGTATGCAAATAAAGGCTGGGACTGTGAGTTGGAACAGAGAACCTCCTTACTGCTATGATGATCCCAAGACAAGCTGGTGTGATAAGGACAATGGTGGCTGCAACCATAACTGTATAGAGGATGGCGAGCATGCCTACTGTGAATGCAATGAAGGATTCCTCCTGGCTGAAGATCAGATAACCTGTTTTCCAATTGACCCATGCCAAGGAGCTCCCTGTGAATTTGAATGCCTGGCAGTGATGGAGAGTTACCGCTGTGCGTGCCCAGATAGCTACATGTTGGCACCAGATGAGCAGCactgtgtggatgtggatgagTGCCTGCAGAGCCCATGTGAATACATCTGCATAAACACTCCAGGCAGCTTCGAGTGTCACTGTCGGGATGGCTATCAGTCAGAGGAGGGCACTTGCGAGGACGTGGACGAGTGTGCGGAGTATCCATGTGAGCATGCTTGTGAGAACGTAATGGGTTCCTACATTTGCCATTGCCATCTTGGCTATGCTCCTCTGCCAGAGGACCCAAGTCAATGTCATGATATTGATGAATGTCAGATTGAAGGAACCTGTGAGCAGATGTGTCACAATTACATTGGGGGCTTTGAATGCTTTTGTGGACAGGGTTATGAGCTTCAACCTGACAATTCATGTAGACTCATTGATGAAGATGAACAACACTCTACAGTAACTGCTTCCTACCCATTGATCACACATCTTCCTCACCCTATTTGGGAACCTGATGGCACGGAGTACCCCTGGACTGAGGATTCTGACACTGACTGGAACAGCAAGTCTCCAGATGGGCTTTATAATCTGGATAGTGTTCCCACACACCTGCCATGGTTCACCACTGCTCACCAGAAAGAGGCTGAAAGCACCCATTCAATTGAAAGCTCTCCTGGGATCATTAGTGTGGAACGGGATGAGGTGGATCTGCCAGTGACTTCCATGGAAAACTTTTTACCTTCTACAGCAACTCCAGTGCCTGACTACTATGAGGATGAGAGTACCACAGAACCCACAGCACTGCCCACCACTACTGTGGGAGGTGGTGCTTGGAAATGGTCACGGACCAGTCCTACTTCAAAGGGGCTGAACAAAGTGCAAACCACTCAAAGCCCTCTCACAACTCTTGATGGAGTCTTCGACTATAAAATCAACAAATTGGGCCCAGAATCACAAACCCAGTTGATCTTGTTCACTGAGGGAAAAGAGGAACCCATTAAGGATAGTAGCAACTGGCTGCTGGTCGGGCTGCTGGTACCGCTCTGCATCTTCATTGTGGTGATGGCCGTGCTGGGTATTGTCTACTGCAGACGCTGTACTGCCAAGCCTCAGAACACGAAAGCCCCCGATTGCTATCACTGGATTGCTGGTGCCGGTGACAAAGCGGCAGCTGATATGGCAGGCGGTAGGGTGTAA